The nucleotide window CAAAGTTTGAATCTCTGGATGAAGTTGTtgattattttgataaaaaaatgacagGAGATAAGGAACGGTTACGTTTAAAAGCAGAAAATGCATTGGAAGAGGCATTGTGTTATTACAAGTCTGGCAACTTTGATGCTGCATCTAAAATTGTAATAACATACAAAGGCCAACCAGCTGTGGACACTGGTGGTATTTTACGCCAGTTCTATACCGATGTCTTTGCTCAAATGGTTACTGGAATGGAAGATATTCCACCATTATTTGAAGGAAATGACAGAAGAAAACTTCCAATTTACAGTGCTGCTGCAGTGCTATCAGGGCTGTATGAAATTGTGGGCAAGATCATGGCTCATGCTCTGTGCTTGTGTGGATCAGGTTTTGGATATTGTTCACCGGCTGTGTACAAATTTATTGTTACTGGAGATATATCAGAGGTGACAAACAGTATCTCACCAGAGGATGTGTTTAATCTTTACATTAAAGACTATATTAAGAAAGTATGTTTCTTGATTATTTCTGTAAATTCAGCAGGAAGGTAACtatttcgcaaaaatttcttcctgCAGGTTCcactttatttatattttgtttgtagTAGTATCAAGTAATGTGTAATTGTATGgagttattattttttagatatcTGCTTGTAAGGATGATGAAGAGCTGAAACAGATATACCATGAAGATAATTTTCAACAGCTTTTGTCTGATTCGGGCTGCACAAAGCTACTAAAGGTATAGTATGCTTTACATATCCGCACAAATTTATCCCGTCTACACCCTGCCAATACTTCTAGTTTTATTTGCTTAAGAAATTGTGCTTTCTCATTTATACCTAGtgtctatacattatttttatagatGGAAAACCGCGCTGCAGTCATGCAGGACGTAATTTTTAATGAAGTAGTTGGGAAAAGATTACCAGTTCTTCAACAAATCAGAAAAGGATTGGCTATACTTGGTGTATTGGACGTTATTATCGAAAATCCTAAATTGTTTGAACCACTATTTGTCTATGATCCCAGTCAcctaaattttgataaaataaaagcaaaattggACTTTTGCACTAAAGAATACTCGGAAACTTCAAAGTCATGGTTATTATGTTATCTTAAGGATGCTGATgctgaaaaatttgaaaactttCTGCTTTATTGTACTGGTAGTATGATTCTACCTATGTCTACAATTAAGGTGAAGTTTGGTAAATGTAATCAAATATTTGCTTCTACATGTCTTTTGGAATTGGTAATACCAGAaaattttagtgataaaaagcaactttatttgtatatgGATACCGTTTTAAAGGACATTCGCACTGCCAAAGCATTTTCCACAGTTTGAGaggacaatttttttgtttataaccttttgttcatttttaagatgtatatatatgagatttttttaaactgtATATTTTGTTGAGTCATATTCTTTAACATGTGCCTCATGTTTTGTTCAATCATTCTTGGCAGAATTGATATTAGTCAGTAGGGTTTTGTtaattaagttttaaaattttcgtttcttttttcttattcgGCCTACACCTTTTTGTCCTAGCTGTTTCTCCAATGATATTTTAAGGCCCAATTTATGTTTACTTTGTATAACAGAAAAGAcatctttacaaaaaaattgttttcaaatttttgcgaAACTATTTTTACGGATTTGGGCCAATCTAATTTTTTACTGACAAAAGTTTCAAAGAATTCGCagatttcattttatattttttttaagacgAAGATAACTTTAATGATGTTACATTTGAAGCTAAACGATAATATAAACAATATACGACAAATTCACGTTGACGTTTCTTTGGTTTAAGGGTAGTCCAGGGTGGCACACCTTTTTAAGCAATTCGGTTTCGGGCTCAGGTAGAAATTGCTTgcgcaattttttttgaaaaaaaaataaatttaacactGCCAAGTCCCTGGATTAGTATCAACTGAAAATAATGCTAAAGCTTCCAGGTAAATGTCTATCCCATAACATGTTGAATCCCGCAAAGGGTCAATCGAGTTCAatgtttgtaaaatattttcagctatttcaaaatttacatcGTCAACTTCTACTGTCGATAAGCCATCATCATTCGGAGTTGGACCAGCCCAGTCCATACCATACCATTCAAGGTCCTCTAATGTACCATCAGTATCAAACAGTTCTGCCACTTGATGTTGACTTCTATTTCTTCTGTCAATCATACCATTGTTCCAGATTCTATTGGGTGACCAATTGCGTTCTGTTCTGAGGGGATGATTATTCCAGCCGGCAGTAAAAGAAGTGATAACTCTGTTTATTCTTGGTAGAAACAcgtaatgtaaaataaaaacatgcagATCGGTGTCCATATTAAGTATACCtgtaaaaaatgtacaaatttTCAGCGGTAATGTCTTTacgtttaaaatatgtttaaaaatcttaaaagtcGTTCCAAGGGGTTGCTAAGTAAGTTGCTTAATTTTTGGCATGGTTTAAGCTATAAGTCGGTTATAACCGTACCTTACTAAAATGCACAATAAGTGAATCGGTATTAAACAAACCTTGTGTCTCCATGGCTTGAAAAGTGTAGTAAAACTGTGCACAAACATATGTCCATACATCCCGCCAAAGACGTTCTATCCTCTGGTTATGGACCGACGATCCAGCTAAATAACTTCCTCTACCATCACCCCTAAGCTCAACCATCCTTTGCCAGACTAGGGCGTTTTCACCACCTTCATCTGATCGAACGCGTGAAGGGATACCCCATTGATTTACTGCCATATCATATAATTTTAGTACAgtatcttttttgttatttgtacTGCACCACAAATACACAACAACACGCGAATATCCATCCATTCCGCCGTGAATTACAAATTTCCAGTTAATAAGACTGTGATGACCGTCGATGTGCCAAAGGCTGTTGGGGCCAGGGACGCTATACTTTCTTCGTCGAATTAAAGAATTCCAACGTATTCTCGAAGTTTCAGGATCAATTTTTCTTAAAGTTTCAATTACTCTTTTATGCTGTACACGTAAACCAAGAGATCGTAAATGCCCAAGGACCAAGGATCTTCCAACAAAAGAACTGTGACTATCTTTAAAGTCTTTAACAGTCTGCTCAAGTGCCTCATCAGATATGGAAGAGTAGCCAGTAATTTCTGAAATACCGAGTTCCCTAATTCTTCTACCCACAGTCCATCTTGAGACACATAGCATTGATGAAATTTCCTTCCAGCAATAACCCAGATCACGAAAGTAAAGTAATACATCCTCCGATATATCCCACTTGGGTCTACCAGGTCCATTCCTGTAAAGTTTATTTGGGGTATAATCAATAATAGCCACTCTATCAGATATAAAACCTACAGATTCTCGTTGTACTTCCTGAAGAATCACGAGTAAATTCTCGACGAGTGAATTAATTATAGTTTTTGAATCAAAAGACAATATTTGGTCTTGACAAGACAAATTTGAAAGTGTGTTGAGAGAAATTCCAATTTTGTCCAATATATCATTTAGCTGTTTTTTGTCCAAATTATCCCTTTGCTCGGCTCTTTCTACTAGTCTGTTCAATTCTTGAAAAAACGCATGCAGATGACCGAACTCcatctttgtttttatattgagGATAGGAGCGTAAAGTATATCgaatatgtttttaaacaaaacccGGACCAGATATGTTTTAAGTAAAAACCTTGCATATAAAAAAccttgaatatatatttttggatgcgaagtatatatttttgttgcatATATATATTACCGATTTTCttgcatatatatatttttgttgcatATATCTTTATTGTCCATATATATTACCGATTTTCttgcatatatatattttttcttgcatatatatatttttgttgtacatatatatttaattttgctACAAATAAACAACCATATAAAGTTTATGTGCGAAAGGGACGCCGGAATGTTAATGTTCTGCTcgactgaatttatttttgtgaaaaataaaatatttggcatTGTTAGTATAGCTTAAcgtgcaaacaaaattaaatagccTTTAGTTGTACTTTTAGAGACTGTTAAAGTAAGGTTctgttttttttgcagtgcGGTTGAGGAGGTAGCTACTAGACTAGAGCTAGAAAAGGCTAGCTATGCTAGCTTTTGTGGCTTTTGTGCACAGGGTGTAGAAAAACACAATGTAGGTTTGCTCGAACACATGTTTagcagctatctagctagcttaaaTACAACACAAGGTATATATAGGTATACATAACTAATCCTCTTTCTCCTGAACAGACCTTCTTTTACTCTCTAGCTAATATTTTTTCTAAGGGAGACAGAACACATAaacataaaagtaaataaaaaataaacataaacaaaaaaataaaatcacatgctgttgatttggttgaaaaaggttaaaaaactggaTTAAGAAGTTCATACCATTTAATTAACCAAATAGTTATATATACGCTTAATTAATCTATACGTACCTTCTAATTAGTCTTAATTAATCggttacagattaaataacaaTCGGTTACAGATTTTAAATAACAATGGAttacagattaaataacaattttctctGACTGCATGAAATGTAACATCCTATGTTTTATGACTTTTAATCTTTTAGTAAAGCAACAAacttaaaattattgaaaaaagtcaATTGGTTTGACCGTAGGGGCCATTTAGTTGTAAATGAGTTTCCGGGGACCGGTTTTGTGAAAAACCAAAAGTGCAATATGATGAAAAAGAaacatgaaaaagaaagatattgagCTAAAACTTGTTAGGAGATGCTTTTAGGCTGGTCTGATGGGATTAGCATAAAAAATGATTCTGTAATAGCTATATATACATTCCGAATTTCAGAATTTAGGCATTTAAAGCAGGGCggtaagatttttttaaagaaaattataaattttgacctaGCAATAACATAAGTTAGgtaaaaaattttgacaaatGATTTTCTTTAGGTGTATATGCACgttacaacaataataacagaCAAAAGGAACCAGTTATTATATACATCTAAACGTATATATCTGATCTGTATCTGACACATGGTTATGTTGATTACGTTTGATGACTCAATACTAGTATAATATATAGCTACACGCGACCATAATGCCGGCGTGATAAAGCCTCAACTTAGGTTTATAGAGGTTTATGTCACCAATAAGTCGCCTGCAAGACAAAAATGGAATTAGAAAGACTGCATGTTcctaaaaaaatactaaaaacttaactagctatagctaggcATCTTCAGTGTAATTCTAATCATAAAACCCTCTGATAATTCTGTGGCTAGCTAAAagtactttcacttttaactataatataaaataaagatagctaaaaATCATAACTACCTTGGTTTGCACAACCTTTGTAGCTGCAAAAGTACGTCTTAGgcctttgctagctagctagctatagatggctgaaaactttaaaataaatatatatttaaaatttgtatgtaGCCACAAAAAGCGAAGGCAACACTGCAATCATATTTTCTCAAAGCAAAAACTCCAAACACTAGctaaacataaattattgcaaTACAGTGTTCTCGGCGGTCCGCatgtttttgaataaattaaaaatcagcacgaatcgtgctgattttaaccagcctggcccagggtcatttctttgcgccgtctcggatatcaaaaaagcgaaaaattgccctgggaacgaggttgaggtTTAAGGCCTCGTCTTGCAGATAAGTTTAAACCAAATCAAGAGCTTGTCATTCATAGTGTATGATAATGATGCACTAGACCACCTTCATGAAACCTTGACTCAGGCTTTAAATGATCTATCATTTCATGCTCCCAAGGAAGACAATTTGGTTGTGGAAAGACCAAAAGTTATAGGATCAacatatttaagtaaaaaatttcAACCTCTCCCaaaaccaaaaccaaaaaaatcggCGTTTTGGAGAAAAGTCGGTTTGgctgctgaaaaaaaaagttttcatccaTAATCAACATTTGTCTCTCAAA belongs to Hydractinia symbiolongicarpus strain clone_291-10 chromosome 1, HSymV2.1, whole genome shotgun sequence and includes:
- the LOC130645564 gene encoding uncharacterized protein LOC130645564, which gives rise to MAGDEGELRKIIREEIENSNRTNNTPRHIYRRTQGLINDAVHSCARDFRSSFSPSTSSATTSSSSPSATTAVYLPGTFKKKQKFSPGHPYRLTAVQSKKKSDVTKPLKSVEVWLLDVHGFEDSNPVEERPSFGEGGFSEINFSEEMVILKGTVQLNPLETFETAIRQSLCEVFSRKFTLISPSDFFYVKRERNKLVCLETGPGHSWGFQNLRRLWGQGKLYCVLKGHYRDLVIGDNDTKEKEIVKIEEEECDKKNDDLQKPCCSRTELPSATSEATSSLVSDAEQLVNELLEADDRKKIVPKFESLDEVVDYFDKKMTGDKERLRLKAENALEEALCYYKSGNFDAASKIVITYKGQPAVDTGGILRQFYTDVFAQMVTGMEDIPPLFEGNDRRKLPIYSAAAVLSGLYEIVGKIMAHALCLCGSGFGYCSPAVYKFIVTGDISEVTNSISPEDVFNLYIKDYIKKISACKDDEELKQIYHEDNFQQLLSDSGCTKLLKMENRAAVMQDVIFNEVVGKRLPVLQQIRKGLAILGVLDVIIENPKLFEPLFVYDPSHLNFDKIKAKLDFCTKEYSETSKSWLLCYLKDADAEKFENFLLYCTGSMILPMSTIKVKFGKCNQIFASTCLLELVIPENFSDKKQLYLYMDTVLKDIRTAKAFSTV
- the LOC130645573 gene encoding uncharacterized protein LOC130645573; the protein is MEFGHLHAFFQELNRLVERAEQRDNLDKKQLNDILDKIGISLNTLSNLSCQDQILSFDSKTIINSLVENLLVILQEVQRESVGFISDRVAIIDYTPNKLYRNGPGRPKWDISEDVLLYFRDLGYCWKEISSMLCVSRWTVGRRIRELGISEITGYSSISDEALEQTVKDFKDSHSSFVGRSLVLGHLRSLGLRVQHKRVIETLRKIDPETSRIRWNSLIRRRKYSVPGPNSLWHIDGHHSLINWKFVIHGGMDGYSRVVVYLWCSTNNKKDTVLKLYDMAVNQWGIPSRVRSDEGGENALVWQRMVELRGDGRGSYLAGSSVHNQRIERLWRDVWTYVCAQFYYTFQAMETQGILNMDTDLHVFILHYVFLPRINRVITSFTAGWNNHPLRTERNWSPNRIWNNGMIDRRNRSQHQVAELFDTDGTLEDLEWYGMDWAGPTPNDDGLSTVEVDDVNFEIAENILQTLNSIDPLRDSTCYGIDIYLEALALFSVDTNPGTWQC